The following proteins are co-located in the Betta splendens chromosome 9, fBetSpl5.4, whole genome shotgun sequence genome:
- the c9h9orf85 gene encoding uncharacterized protein C9orf85 homolog produces MSSRKANGSRSRGQKYQNTVAFKNDKYGASVQVKKAKSKIHDGLCQHCKNVLEWKVKYNKYKSLTQPRKCVKCSQKTVKDAYHVICKPCSLQLEICCKCGQKEEIVIPVNLKSDKTEENEDGEQKNLRRGRSKKQTGDLDTDDDYDDDDDDDDDAEIEDEDDEGSDSGPKKTQDNSDSLPDVCRVNLKD; encoded by the exons ATGAGTTCTCGGAAGGCCAATGGCTCTCGGTCGAGAGGCCAGAAGTATCAAAACACCGTCGCGTTTAAAAACGACAAGTACGGAGCGTCTGTACAAGTGAAG AAGGCGAAATCAAAGATCCATGATGGACTTTGTCAGCACTGTAAAAACGTTCTCGAGTGGAAAGTCAAGTACAACAAGTACAAGTCATTAACACAGCCCCGAAAATG tGTGAAATGTTCTCAAAAGACAGTGAAGGATGCGTATCACGTGATTTGTAAGCCCTGTTCTCTTCAGCTGGAGATCTGCTGCAAGTGTGGGCAGAAAGAAGAAATCGTTATTCC GGTGAACTTAAAATCagacaaaacagaagaaaatgaagaTGGTGAACAGAAAAACCTGAGACGTGGGCGAAGTAAAAAGCAAACGGGGGACTTGGACACTGATGacgattatgatgatgatgatgatgatgatgatgatgctgaaatagaagatgaggatgacgaAGGCTCTGACTCAGGACCAAAGAAGACACAGGACAATTCAGATTCTCTCCCAGATGTTTGCAGAGTTAATTTAAAAGACTGA
- the abhd17b gene encoding alpha/beta hydrolase domain-containing protein 17B, whose amino-acid sequence MNHLSISEICCLFCCPPCPSKIASKLAFLPPEPTYSLMCDDSGSRWTLHLSERADWQYSAREKDAIECFMTRTSRGNRIACMFVRCSPNARYTLLFSHGNAVDLGQMSSFYIGLGSRINCNVFSYDYSGYGASSGKPSEKNLYADVDAAWQALRSRYGIRPENVIVYGQSIGTVPSVDLASRYESAAVILHSPLTSGMRVAFPDTKKTYCFDAFPNIDKISKVTSPVLVIHGTEDEVIDFSHGLALYERCQRPVEPLWVEGAGHNDVELYGQYLERLKQFVAHELVNL is encoded by the exons ATGAACCACCTGTCCATCAGCGAGATATGTTGCCTGTTCTGCTGCCCGCCGTGCCCGAGCAAGATCGCCTCCAAGCTGGCCTTCCTGCCGCCGGAGCCCACCTACAGCCTCATGTGCGACGACAGCGGCAGCCGGTGGACGCTGCACCTCAGCGAGCGCGCCGACTGGCAGTACTCGGCCCGCGAGAAGGACGCCATCGAGTGCTTCATGACGCGCACCTCCCGGGGCAACCGCATCGCCTGCATGTTCGTCCGCTGCTCGCCCAACGCGCGCTACACCCTGTTGTTCTCCCACGGAAACGCGGTGGACCTGGGCCAGATGAGCAGCTTCTACATCGGGCTCGGCTCGCGCATCAACTGCAACGTGTTCTCCTACGACTACTCGGGTTACGGGGCCAGTTCTGGGAAGCCCTCGGAGAAGAACCTGTATGCGGACGTCGACGCGGCCTGGCAAGCGCTCCGCTCAAG GTATGGCATCCGGCCAGAAAACGTGATCGTGTACGGCCAGAGCATCGGCACCGTGCCCTCCGTGGACCTGGCGTCCCGCTACGAGAGCGCCGCCGTCATCCTCCACTCCCCGCTCACCTCTGGCATGAGGGTGGCCTTCCCCGACACCAAGAAGACCTACTGCTTTGACGCCTTCCCAAA CATTGACAAGATCTCCAAGGTCACGTCCCCGGTACTTGTGATCCACGGGACGGAGGACGAGGTCATCGACTTCTCTCACGGCCTGGCGCTGTACGAGCGCTGTCAGCGCCCCGTGGAGCCGCTGTGGGTGGAGGGCGCTGGGCACAACGACGTGGAGCTCTACGGACAGTACTTGGAGAGACTCAAGCAATTTGTTGCACACGAGCTGGTCAACTTGTAG